The DNA region AACGCCTGTTCCCAGCAGTACGCCGCAAGTCTACGCCGTCCAACAGGGCGACACGCTGAGCGGCATTGCCGAAAAATTCAACGTATCACTGGATGCTTTGAGAGCGGCGAATCCAGACCTGAATACAAGCATCCTCTCCATTGGACAGACGCTCTTCATCCCGGACCCGTCCGCCCCTCTCGCCGCCGCATCGACGCCTACGCCCGTGCCTGCTCCCGTCACCCAGACAGTTTGCCACCCCACAGCGGATGCGGGACTGTGGTGCTTCGCGCTCATTCAAAACGACTCAGACGGCTATCTCGAAAATGTGTCCGCGCAGATCACACTTCTTGATGAAAACGGCGGGGTCATTGCCAGCCAAACCGCCTTCCCGCCATTGGACATTATCGCTCCACATTCATCCCTGCCTGTGTATGTCCATTTCCCGAATATATCCGAGACCATAAAGCCGCAAGTGCAGATACTCAGCGCCATGCAAACCAGTGGAATCCGCTACCTGCCTGTTTCACTTCACAACACCATCACCGAAATTGAATGGGATGGCAAGTTCGCGCAGGTGAGCGGACAAATCACTTTGCCAGCAGAATCAGACGCCGCAACCCAGGTCTGGGTCGCGGCGGTGGCGTATGATAAAAACGGGACAGTGGTCGGTGTAAAACGCTGGGAGGGCGGAGCGCTCGAGCCCGGGGCGATGATCCGCTTTGACTTTAGCGTAGCAAGCGTCGGCGGAATCATCGAAGCGGTGGAGTTTTTTGTGCAGGCGCGTCCATAATGTCATTGCAAGAACGATAGTCCGAAGCAATCTCCAGTTTCAAGGAGTTTGCTTCGTCGTCGCTTTACTCCTCCTCGCAATGACATGTCCCTACTTCCCTTCCAACCACATATAACGCTCAATGGGAACCGAGATCGGGGAGAAGACAAATCCCTTCACATACGGTTTGACCAGTTCGAATGAAAGCGAGTGCGTGGTGAACAAAACGGGGGCATCGTCCACGATGATCTGCTCGGCTTCCTGATACATGGCAATGCGTTTGGTCACATCCTGCTCGACGCGCGCGGCTTCGAGCAGCACATCCAACTCAGGGTTGGAGTAACCGCTGTGGTTCTGCGCCGACTGGCTGTGGAACAACACATCGGCAAAGTTCTCGGGGTCGGCGTAATCCGCGCACCAGCCGCCGCCAAAGATCTGACCGTGATTGCCGGAATATATCTGGTCGTAGTAATAATTGAACTCGATGTTCTCGATCTTGATCTTCACGCCAAGTTCCTGCTCCCACATCTCCACCAGCGCGGAAACGTTCCTGCTGATGTAACTGCCAATGCCTGAAGTGGTGTACACGATCTCAGGCAATCCATTTGCGTATTTTGAATCAGCGAGCAACTGACGCGCTTGTTCGGGGTCGTGCGGCAAGCCGCGCAGACTGTAATTAAAACCGGGCAAACCGGGCGGATACAATCCCTGTGCCGGCAGGGCAAGTCCGCGCAGAAGAACTTCGATGAACCGCTGGCGATCAAATGCCATGCTGAACGCCTTACGGACGTTGACATCGTCGAACGGCGGCTGGGTCGTATCGAAGACAACATACCCCGTACATAAATTAACGCCGGTGATGAGTTGCGAGTTGAGCGGCTCTTCGGGGTTGAGCATCCGCTCGGCAGAGAACAAGCCCACTCCGGTCAAATCCACTTCGCCCGTTTCGTAGAGGCGCACACCGTCGCCTGCGTACAACTTCACCATCACATACGGAATGGACGGCGCTCCCAGATAAAAATCCTGGTTCGCCTCATAGGTAATGTATTCGAACGATCTCCATTCCTTTAATTTATACGGTCCCGTGCCATTCGGTCGGCGCACCCACTCCGCACCGGTTTCCACATTCGCTTTGTCCACGACGAAGGCGGTGGCGTAGGTCAACTTGAGCAGGAAGTACGGCTTGGGTGCATCGATGGTGACCTGCAGGGTTTTCTCATCGATGACGTTCAATCCGCTGATGGAGGACGCCTGCCCCGCGAACTTTTCCTTCACGCCGA from Anaerolineales bacterium includes:
- a CDS encoding LysM domain-containing protein, encoding MRKKLLLFAMVLSACGAPVSTPDADVSLMPYLTATSAPTTTPDVLVIIETPVPSSTPQVYAVQQGDTLSGIAEKFNVSLDALRAANPDLNTSILSIGQTLFIPDPSAPLAAASTPTPVPAPVTQTVCHPTADAGLWCFALIQNDSDGYLENVSAQITLLDENGGVIASQTAFPPLDIIAPHSSLPVYVHFPNISETIKPQVQILSAMQTSGIRYLPVSLHNTITEIEWDGKFAQVSGQITLPAESDAATQVWVAAVAYDKNGTVVGVKRWEGGALEPGAMIRFDFSVASVGGIIEAVEFFVQARP
- a CDS encoding peptide ABC transporter substrate-binding protein; translated protein: MDKLKKATLGLLLLALLSSLFLTASVERTPNSQFGVPLNQTLVYSGGESTNLREYDPATTYGAGNKLVFSGLVSLDPHLNLTPDLAETWDVSDDGMMYTFHLRENAKFHDGRQVTAQDVVYSWERAASSELKSDTVLTYLGDIVGVKEKFAGQASSISGLNVIDEKTLQVTIDAPKPYFLLKLTYATAFVVDKANVETGAEWVRRPNGTGPYKLKEWRSFEYITYEANQDFYLGAPSIPYVMVKLYAGDGVRLYETGEVDLTGVGLFSAERMLNPEEPLNSQLITGVNLCTGYVVFDTTQPPFDDVNVRKAFSMAFDRQRFIEVLLRGLALPAQGLYPPGLPGFNYSLRGLPHDPEQARQLLADSKYANGLPEIVYTTSGIGSYISRNVSALVEMWEQELGVKIKIENIEFNYYYDQIYSGNHGQIFGGGWCADYADPENFADVLFHSQSAQNHSGYSNPELDVLLEAARVEQDVTKRIAMYQEAEQIIVDDAPVLFTTHSLSFELVKPYVKGFVFSPISVPIERYMWLEGK